One region of Juglans microcarpa x Juglans regia isolate MS1-56 chromosome 7S, Jm3101_v1.0, whole genome shotgun sequence genomic DNA includes:
- the LOC121240665 gene encoding very-long-chain (3R)-3-hydroxyacyl-CoA dehydratase 2, translated as MPQLSKLYLVTYNSLQALGWAFALSRILSSFVTTKSVNGAYSAAGELICFLQKVAFLEVVHGAIGLVPSGVVHPLLQWGGRIHFLLAVVHLIDEVQELPSVFITFFVWTLTEVIRYLHYTLNCIQSCPSWITYLRYTVFIVLYPIGVAPGEMWLMYQALPFVKKKHLHEDLFDGLPFSYYNFLQVLLLCYPFLWLKLYLHMFKQRQSKLGKHHEKKKM; from the exons ATGCCTCAACTGTCTAAGCTCTATCTTGTCACTTACAATTCTCTCCAGGCTCTCGGATG GGCATTTGCGCTCTCTAGAATCTTGAGCAGCTTTGTGACCACCAAGTCCGTGAATGGAGCTTACAGTGCCGCTGGAGAGCTAATCT GTTTCCTGCAGAAGGTTGCATTCTTGGAAGTTGTGCATGGGGCCATTG GTCTTGTGCCAAGTGGAGTTGTGCATCCTCTACTGCAATGGGGAGGAAGGATACATTTTTTGTTGGCGGTTGTCCATCTAATCGATGAG GTCCAAGAGTTGCCATCAGTTTTCATCACTTTTTTCGTTTGGACTCTAACTgaa GTAATTAGATATCTACATTACACTTTGAACTGTATACAAAGTTGTCCATCTTGGATTACCTATCTCAG GTACACTGTATTCATTGTGCTGTATCCTATAGGAGTAGCTCCTGGTGAAA TGTGGCTCATGTACCAAGCACTCccatttgtgaagaagaagcaTCTCCATGAAGATTTATTTGATGGCCTTCCCTTCAGctattataattttctccaG GTTCTTCTTCTGTGCTACCCTTTCCTATGGTTAAAGCTTTACCTGCATATGTTTAAGCAACGGCAGTCAAAACTGGGAAAACAccatgagaagaagaaaatgtga
- the LOC121240666 gene encoding aquaporin TIP1-3-like — translation MAIPRIAIGSLVEFAQADALKAALAEFISVLIFVFAGEGSGVAFNKLTDDGSTTPAGLVAAALAHGFGLFVAVAIGANISGGHVNPAVTFGAFLGGHITLIRGIMYWIGQLLGAVVACLLLSLSTGQSTPAFSLSSGVSVWNALVFEIVMTFGLVYTVYATAVDPKKGNIGIIAPIAIGLIVGANILAGGAFDGASMNPAVSFGPAVVSWSWDHHWVYWLGPLIGSAIAAFVYQIIFIDSNTHEQIPSTDF, via the exons ATGGCGATCCCTAGAATTGCTATTGGATCCCTGGTCGAGTTTGCCCAAGCCGATGCTCTGAAAGCCGCTCTTGCCGAGTTCATTTCTgttctcatttttgttttcgcCGGCGAAGGCTCCGGTGTTGCTTTCA ACAAGTTGACGGACGATGGATCAACAACGCCGGCCGGGCTTGTGGCGGCAGCCCTGGCTCACGGTTTTGGACTGTTCGTTGCGGTTGCAATTGGAGCCAACATTTCCGGCGGGCACGTGAACCCTGCCGTCACCTTCGGTGCCTTCCTCGGTGGCCACATCACTCTCATCAGAGGTATTATGTACTGGATCGGGCAGCTCCTTGGAGCCGTGGTTGCTTGCTTGCTTCTTAGCCTCTCAACTGG gcagTCAACACCTGCATTCTCCCTGTCGAGTGGTGTAAGTGTATGGAATGCGTTGGTGTTTGAGATTGTGATGACCTTCGGTTTGGTCTACACTGTGTACGCAACAGCAGTGGACCCAAAGAAGGGTAACATTGGAATAATTGCACCCATTGCAATTGGTCTCATTGTGGGTGCCAACATTCTTGCTGGTGGTGCCTTTGATGGTGCATCCATGAACCCAGCTGTCTCCTTTGGCCCTGCTGTGGTCAGTTGGTCATGGGACCACCACTGGGTCTACTGGCTTGGTCCACTCATCGGCTCCGCCATCGCCGCCTTCGTCTACCAGATAATCTTCATCGATTCAAACACCCATGAACAGATTCCCTCCACCGATTTCTAA
- the LOC121240667 gene encoding uncharacterized protein LOC121240667 — protein sequence MEDLGSLWSYQESMDELKQKLFYTTVELESLKMEANEEIRKNKEYVKNLLNLLKIATQERDEARAQLQKLLSKLLPSSPSELPNIFPHFQTESPLVIPTKANSSITESNSLSETYNHQSHGSSPVDSFFDAVSSPDFSNINVADSSNISFLNQPSVQKYNGSMSTGIASSQINPASDVIDNLVKGKALPTKGKLLQAVMEAGPLLQTLLVAGPLPRWRNPPPLQPFKIPPVSIEGHETAMINFKSAPNGSSMVHKPLNSSSSPVMSRGSSQTCSASVLNFADDLSSSCLNNPRLLISCASFNNYVPAAKRQRFQ from the exons ATGGAGGACTTGGGTTCTCTGTGGAGTTATCAAGAG AGTATGGATGAGCTGAAGCAGAAGCTTTTCTACACTACTGTTGAACTCGAATCACTCAAAATGGAAGCAAATGAGGAAATCAGAAAGAACAAGGAGTATGTGAAGAATTTACTCAATCTTCTAAAGATTGCAACCCAAGAACGAGATGAAGCTAGAGCTCAATTGCAGAAGCTTCTAAGCAAGCTCTTGCCCTCTAGCCCTTCTGAATTACCCAACATATTCCCTCATTTCCAGACTGAAAGTCCCCTTGTAATACCTACTAAAGCAAACTCAAGCATAACAGAATCAAACAGTCTGTCTGAAACATACAACCACCAGTCACATGGATCTTCCCCAGTCGATTCCTTCTTTGATGCTGTTTCATCCCCAGATTTCTCAAACATTAATGTGGCTGATTCAAGTAACATCAGTTTTTTGAACCAGCCTTCTGTTCAGAAGTATAATGGCTCTATGTCCACAGGCATAGCCTCTTCACAGATTAACCCGGCTTCTGATGTAATTGATAATCTTGTTAAAGGAAAAGCTCTTCCTACAAAAGGAAAACTCCTACAGGCTGTTATGGAAGCTGGTCCTTTACTTCAGACACTTCTTGTTGCAGGGCCACTTCCTCGTTGGCGAAATCCTCCTCCTTTGCAACCTTTCAAGATTCCTCCTGTCTCCATTGAGGGTCATGAGACGGCAATGATAAATTTTAAGTCTGCTCCAAATGGGAGCAGCATGGTTCATAAACCACTGAATTCATCCTCATCTCCTGTAATGTCTCGTGGGAGTTCTCAAACTTGTTCTGCATCTGTGTTAAACTTTGCCGATGATCTTTCTAGTTCATGTTTGAACAATCCTCGGCTATTGATTTCTTGTGCTAGTTTCAACAATTATGTCCCAGCAGCCAAGCGGCAAAGGTTTCAATGA
- the LOC121240776 gene encoding RING-H2 finger protein ATL80-like, whose translation MQKGILNVITNLACPYLLLLRCNQTPPPPSQNFYIHFTSLRHIQQLNEFKTDSMYRALHSIGQAPAPASELGFLTTNAWEIPLIATVCSVIILFSYYRILKPLYCTNYGVISRNRVGRQILNEDNPDDPSLQFHSHALESSILNSLPIFQFEKSKEGEETQITTDCAVCLGEFEEGQWLKRLPSCTHAFHVSCIDTWFQTHSNCPLCRSHVHDPALHHEFESPVSQHMVPQILRREDFFHERAAHYQILHSTILATS comes from the coding sequence ATGCAAAAGGGAATCCTCAATGTTATCACCAACCTTGCATGTCCATATCTATTGCTGCTTCGATGTAACCAAACTCCACCCCCTCCCTCCCAAAACTTCTACATACACTTCACATCCCTCCGACATATTCAGCAACTGAATGAATTCAAAACTGATTCTATGTACAGAGCTTTGCATAGCATCGGTCAGGCTCCGGCTCCGGCTTCTGAACTGGGATTTCTGACTACGAATGCATGGGAAATTCCATTAATTGCAACTGTTTGCAGCGTCATTATCCTGTTCAGTTACTACAGAATACTCAAACCTCTCTACTGCACAAATTATGGTGTGATCTCTAGAAACCGAGTTGGAAGGCAGATTCTAAACGAGGATAATCCTGATGATCCTTCCCTACAGTTTCACAGTCATGCGCTGGAATCTTCCATCCTCAACTCTCTTCCCATATTTCAGTTTGAGAAGAGtaaggaaggagaagaaaccCAGATAACTACAGATTGTGCAGTTTGCTTGGGTGAGTTCGAAGAAGGGCAGTGGCTAAAACGACTTCCCAGCTGTACTCATGCCTTCCATGTTTCTTGCATTGACACTTGGTTTCAGACTCACTCAAATTGTCCGCTCTGCAGATCACATGTTCATGATCCCGCTCTGCACCATGAATTTGAATCTCCTGTTTCTCAGCACATGGTGCCGCAAATTCTAAGGAGAGAAGACTTTTTCCATGAAAGGGCTGCGCATTACCAAATCCTACATTCCACGATCCTAGCAACCTCTTAG
- the LOC121240668 gene encoding 60S ribosomal protein L23a-like has translation MAPAKVDSSKKGDPKAQALKTAKAVKTGPTFKKKAKKIRTSVTFHRPKTLKKERNPKYPRISAPPRNKLDHYQILKYPLTTESAMKKIEDNNTLVFIVDLRADKKKIKHAVKKMYDIQAKKVNTLIRPDGTKKAYVRLTPDYDALDVANKIGII, from the exons ATGGCTCCTGCTAAAG TTGACAGTTCCAAAAAGGGTGATCCAAAGGCGCAGGCCTTGAAGACTGCTAAAGCCGTGAAAACGGGCCCGACCTTCAAGAAGAAGGCTAAGAAGATTCGAACATCAGTTACCTTTCACCGACCGAAGACACTGAAGAAGGAGAGAAATCCCAAGTATCCTCGTATTAGTGCTCCGCCAAGGAACAAGCTTGATCATTATCAGATTCTCAAGTATCCTCTCACTACAGAGTCTGCGATGAAGAAGATTGAAGACAACAACACTTTGGTTTTCATTGTGGATCTCCGTGCTGACAAGAAGAAGATTAAGCATGCTGTCAAGAAGATGTATGATATTCAGGCTAAGAAAGTGAATACTTTGATCAG GCCTGATGGTACCAAGAAGGCATATGTTAGATTGACACCAGACTACGATGCCTTGGATGTGGCAAACAAAATTGGTATTATCTAA